The genomic segment GTTTTGAAATACctactctttcctttcctttatagAAAATAATAGCATAATATCAAATGAgaggaaagcagaagaattgATTACCTTCTTGGTCTTTGTTGCTCCCGTAGCAAATCCTCCCATTCTCTTTGTACTTTATTCACCTAAAAAGAATAATCATATCTGAAATCTTGGAAATCACTATCCATTTTTAACCCAGAAAAGATTACCATATGTCTTTGCTTTCAGCTGAAATTAACCGATGTTCTAATTTCTTTCAGAGATGTCTTCTTTGGACCAAAGATCTCCTTTGTGATTCCTTGCAACAATCATTGAGAAACTTCATGTATTCCGGATATTACCAACCCTACTTTCTAACAAACTATACTATATTGGTGTAACTGCATTTCTAGTTTCTATCTGCTATAATAAAGCACAGATTCTAAAAATTCTTACTTGTCTAGTACAAGTAAACAAGTGATAATAAAAGttaattcaatttaatttttctctgtggacactgTTGGCATAAGTGAAAATTTTTTACTGGAAAATTTTCATCTATGTGGTTGTTTACTGTGACCAGTAAAGTAATTCTTTCCCTCATATTACTAGCCATAATCCTGGCCCAAAGATTGAGAACACTTTCATTTCTTAATTGACAGTTATTGATAATGCACAGTTAATGAAAAGACCTAGGTATAAACTGATGTTCTTAGAAGAGAACTGAGTTTTCTAGTAAGCAGGGAAAAGGGAGTCAATGTTGGAGTGCATATTATGCGTGCCAAATGCttttaagaatgttttcatttcaccctttttaaaaacaacagcagcaacaaaaactTTGAGGTAATTATTCTTAACCCCATTTTCAGATGCTAACTGAAGTTTTAAGTTATTTGCTAAAATGCCAggcagaaggcagaatttgaaaaagcTCCAGTTCCAAAGCCCACATTCTTTCCAATATCCTGGttctaaaactgaaaaacaaactcGACCATCATTCCTTTAACTTCCTCAACCTTCACTATACACACCCATGCGCGGCTGTGTACTTTAAACTGCAGTGCATGGCCCcgattttctagttttcttgagaacaaagcatattttatattaaaagaaacatGTAATGGGTGAGAATTTAAAAGGCAGGTGAATTTTAAAGTTAACACAGGTACCCTCAAAGATCTATTTTAATTGTTAGAGGCAGGTTTGGACTATATGCCCCAAATCCTTAAGAGGTATGCATTCACCCACAGTGGCCATCAGAAGTCATTTCAGAACATTCTTCATGCTATAGCAACTTGTTAAGTGGTTACTAAGTGCCAGTGATTATTAAGTTTTGAGGATACAGTAATGAATAAGTTGAACTTGCCCTCTTAGAATCTGTATGCTAACAAAAGTATTATAAAtacaaacaatattttaaaatgtgaagccTATACTACAGAGAAGTAGATTGCTCCACAAAGTATTGCTGTAGGAAGTTTGAGAAATACCATACCATGCAGCCAGTCAATTCAAGACAtattattttgtgaataaaagtGACTTTTTCATTGAAATAAACCTCTGAGGTCCCTGATCCATTTCCAAAGACCACAACCAGAACAGCCAGTATCTAGTATATATCAAGTGTTTGATAAGTGTTACTGGCCTAGACCAAACAATTTTGAGGTAGACACAATTCAGTTTCTCTTAAAATCTACAGAAACACAAATCAGAACATGTTTTCAAGTAGTATGACCTCCTACAGAATGCATTAAGAAGCAGAAGTATAAAAAAATCCAATTGTTTTCTCAACATAGTATGTGATTTGGTTGTGCATTGTCTTCTTCACCGAATTAACTGGTATTAAAATCAGATTAACTTAATAATAGGAGTCTTTAATCCTTTCTGGGACAATGAATGGAATAGGTAAATAAGAAAACAGTAatcctgttttgttttctctttggcattgactctacctgaaaaaaaaaaaaaagtgaaagatccAGTGTCCCGTGTCTCTATTTGTAAATGACACCTTAGCAGGAGGGCATCTGTAAGGCAACAacagatttttaataaatattttcttattagtGCAATCAAAGCCTGAGTACAATAGTATTTGAAAAAAGctaatatttcataaataaaattttatagattaGAATGATTTTTCTTCAACACATTTTATCTTTCCTGGAAATCACTTTGTGATATATTAAATTCAGCTACCTTCTTTTAGAACTGAATCCATTATAGAAGCATACACCCAACTTTATATTACCACATAAATGCTTTCTAAAttattaaatggaaaaacatgAATGTTCATACAGCTTATGCACTTTTTCTGAACTGGtgttcttaaaaacaaacattttattcaatattaatGAATAGATTCTTCATTTTCCAATAGATTTAACTATAAGAAGACAACTAAGCTTTTATTAAAAAttgactatgtgccaggcattgttctaaacACTTGTCTTACAACAACTGAATGAGGTAGGTACTGTCATTAACCATGTTCTGTGGACAAGAACATCCAGGTTTAGGGAGATTAGAAGCTTGTCTAAGGTTGTATTATAATCTGTGAGAGGTAAAACCAGTTTTTAAATATGGCTACTCTTACTCTAGCCTTTAGAATCTTAACTGCCACATTAATGGCATTACCTAATGTACTTCCTTTTTTTGGAAAGCAAACTTTTACTTGGATGAGTCACACAATTATATTTTTCAGATACATGTATTTGCTAATGCTTACTAATAacaatttctgtattttatttttgattttctATATTCTTGTTCTTACTAAGAATCCCACAATGCAGAGCACAAAGTTGACAGTAATACTTAACAGCTCACTCCTTCTTGataacatttctcttttcctcatCATAATCCATAAGGACTCCTTGAATATTTTTGTTTGCTGGACCTGCTGATCCTAAAGGATTATTATAGATAGGCAACACAGAGAACCAAAGCAATGAGCGACAACTAATTGGATGAAGAGGAGGACAGATGGAAGATttaaacatcatttacaatgttaaCTTCTTTATAGTTGCCACAGATATACATGAATTCTCTTCATAACAAATCATTTCTGCATGATTATGGCAGatactttaaaatgtaaataagcCTATATGTAAAGCACTACcagctttaaaataattttctcaaaagaaaaataatcaaaatcatTCTAAATCCATTTTGCAGAAAGTCTAAGGCTAAATTACTGTCAATTTCAGCAAAAATAAGTATATGCAATCTATATTCCCAgaagtttaaaaaatcaaaagatgaTTCTGCTGTGTATTATAGGTACAAACTGACTTGATATCTATATTGAGAACACATGAAAGagaacatatatacacacacacgtatatcCTAAAATACATACATGATGATCTAGTAGCAATTTCATTACTATAGTCTAGCATGGAGAATGTTAATAAAAGTAGGACATGACATATACTGTAAACTCAAGTTTATAGTAAGTATCTGCTTTcagctagaaatagaaggaactaCATAATCCCAAAGGAATGGATGCTGTAAGTAAATGGTAGTCACAATTGAAAATGagatgtgtatgtatatgtgtatatatatgtttatttagcctaagcagcaataggaaaatacttttcataaaaggactttttttgatattttaaaattaacttcatTGAATGCATAAGTAATAACATGACAAAATTTAATTTTGACCACCACCACTTGTCTATATACAACAATCTGAATTTTGCTATCAACATTTTATGTagaaataatacacagcatatttttaaaacaaatgtatatcagGCATTAATTTTCAGCCTTTTGCTAAATCTTTTGGTAAAGGGTGGTTACCAAATAACTGACTTATTTTTTGAGCCCTTGATACATATTGAGTATGTTTACTTCTTCCTACCCCAATGGGAGTCAAATATGGATTCTTCTCTGATGCTCAGACATCAAAAGTAAACTGTACCCTTAAGAGAACGATGagttttcattcactttttttcttcagttatagggaaataaaaatatttcaagtgAATTCATAACTTTATTTAAAATCCCAATAGcaaaaaatgtgaaattttaaataaaattgactttcacattgcagtttcttccattcctttgCTTTGGTAAAAAGCTTTGGTAAAAAGGTTCTACAAGTTCTTACAAGATtccatttttcatgttttaaattgTTCTAGTAAGTATTTAATTTCATTGGATAATCACCACCCAGGAtccttattcttttcctttttatacaaCTACAACATGCTATGCAAATAATTATATGGAATTAATATTGCTAATTATAATACAACCTTTGGGTTGTAGTCACACAAAGACACTCTAATGTAagcaaataatttcaaattttcccCACAAGAATGGAGTATGctttgacagaaaaaaaaaaaacacaaaaaacctacagccaaggttttatttaaaaatcaagtctATAATTTTTAGGTAAAAATTAAAAACGTGAAAGTAATACTTTCTTCAAATAAACCACTACATCATGTATCTATGTGGTTCATTTTGGTACCGCTGAGAAACAGCTTCTCACAGGTATGTCTGGAATTCCAGAAATGGAGTTTCTATAATACTAATTCTCATAGCCTCTGTTCATCAATAAACTAGCAAGTAAATCTTTAAATACTCATAACAAGAACATATACCAGTTGCTTATTGCTCACTATATTTTGTAGCTGTCAATATTCTCAGAACTCTAGAAAACAGGCAAAACTCATCTTCTAATGAACTAGCACTCCAGCTTTAGCTACattagtggttctcaaccagggctATCTGGAAAGGTCTACAGTTATCTGTAGTTGTTACATCTTAGAGGTGTTATTGGCATCCTGTGCATGGACTCCAGGcgtgctgctaaacatcctacattGCACAAGACAGCATCtcacaataaaaaattatcagACCCAAAATGCCAACCCTGAGAAGCCCTAAAGCTCCATTAATGGCTTCATCCTTTAAAAGCCTAAAATCTGCAGCAGGAAAATCTCAGAGCATTTCACTGAATCTTGCTTTTTATCACGTGGTAAGCTATAAGTATGATTTGTCATGATAAGAACTTGATTAAGCAATATGATCTCAGGAAAaaccagaagttaaaaatgtttaataggaAGTTGACAGAGAATGAAAcataaaaaggcaaaataatatAAATCAAGTCAGAGCTCTGTCTACCCAAAATTTAAATGAAGATCTTGTTAGATTTCTAGATCTCTCTAAATCATTAGCTTTAATTTGCAATGTAAACAGTACAGTACATGACTGAAAATTAAGGGCATTACAAAGGTATTTTCTATGTTCATGCTATAGAACTATCTTTTCTCTAAGACAAAAttttaataactatttttttctgttcttatgTCAACTTTCAGTACTATGTTTATTTTTGCTGGCACACTGGAGGGATATAAGAATACAAAcaaaatgatttttctgaaacttcaagtaataataattaaaaaacaaaatttaaaaagttgttttgCAGTGGAAATCTATTTCAAATATGCTAGCTCTATAAAGCACTTTAAAAAACAACTGCTATGTAGGATATACTTAATTCCAAGTCAGACTGTCCCAGAGAAAGTAAATGTGCTACATGTTACTTCTCTTTAACCTGTTACTTTCTTGGAAtaaaagagggggagggggaaacaaAAGGAAGGACCTTTACATTAAAATCTCAATTAATATCGGTCCCTAAAAGTAAGTTTAGAAGGAAAATCAAGTTTCACCAAATAAATACACTGAAACAACTATAATAGCAATAACTTTattgaaaatactttttaatctAGGAAATCTCATTTTACATGAGTTTCCAACTAATTATTAGtcagaaacaaaggaaataaaaccaGAGAAATCCTCTatagaaaaaatacacaaataacaTTTCTACATGTGAAAAAACAGTGAACAGTCTCAACATCTGAACATCCAAATCTTACTCAATTCCATCTCTCCTAGTGAACACCACTATCAACCTTGAGATCTGATTTGTTCTTGTCATTCTTCACGGAGTAGATGAAATATGTTAAGGTGTCTTTTTCATTCACTGGAATAGACCTAAAGTGGCAACCAACTatctataaagaaagaaaattgaggAAATTAAATTATAGATATTAACAGATTTCATAAACTAGGTTAAAAAAATTGCTTCATCAAAAGTAAAAGTGCTATATAATGAGAAGAGCTTTTTgttctgaaaaagaaatatttacaaaatagcaATGAGATAAAAAGCATGTAAGAATAAGATGTTATGAATAAGAGAAAGTATGATTTCAAAGGACCCTTTAGCCCACTCAATTAAATGTGTATTGATTAGAAATTGTATTTCcttttagttatttaaaatttaataatcagAATCTATATTAAGgagtaaatattttacttttagacTTTAAATATCATTGAAATAAACAGAACATTGAGTGTCTATCTGTACCATACCAATGGTTTAGGCCCTACTCAAACACACAAAAACTTCATAAATATGAAATTGAAGAAGTTCTTGGTATTAGGGGGGAAGAAATCATGAAGTAGCTTATATATATGTCCTTTGaacttatatttattcattcactggcAGTAGTCTTTGTTAaggttttttgaaaaaattttgatTTAAAATTGTGGATGGAAAATGAGAGCAGAAAGAGGGATGCTCACTGAAGGATGTTTATCTGctttctggtcttttttgttcTGGTGATCTAACATGTGGACTGTACCTACCAATAGCAGTATAAAAGACTAAACTGAGGTACTGAAATTTACATCTAGATTCTAGAAAATGAAGAAACTTAAAGAAAAAGTTCATCCATGATGTAATTAAGAGACTTGCAGAGAACACTCAATCAGGACAGGAATCACTTTCAAATATCCTCATTTCTAGCTTTAAACTATTTTCTGACTGTAAACTATAACACTTatggctattttcatttttaaaaatgaaagcaactctagaaataaaataattgctttAGAAGATTAGAGTATCAAAAATTTCAGgtttgattaaaatatatatatacttaaatatgACAGTAATAATCAGTTCTTCAGCTCTCATTTGTCCCAAAACAAAGATAACTTCACTCAATCAGTACCTGATATAGTTTCATCATGGTAGCTATATAATACTATATATTGTATTAATGTACTACAATCCAAAAAGGACAAGATCTTTAAAATCGAATTTAAAGAAAAATCGGGTTTTTGTTACCTACTCAAGAAATATAGAAGAAATTCTGGCTAAAaagttaattaattaaatcttaaCAATGTTAAAAAGTGTTCTATAAAAGAATTATACTGTCTATTCATCTTTTATCTTATTCGATATGCACATTTTAGAAAATAGTGGATAACTATGAAATTCAAGCTGAAGAATATgagaaaaaatgatttatacatttacatttatagtCTGTCAAGGGAgttaaggatttttattttatgtatgattaaAGTATAAATGCATAAATCTATAAACATCTTACTACAATGCACAGATTTCTTGGTTCCATTATTTCCGGTGAACACATACAGTCAACTTTTCAACTCAAAAGAACCAGATCCAACAGATATTCTATGTCAAGACAAACTATTAGTAAAAgcttgcataaatatttaattaattgtTGCCTcttcaagaaagaaatgaagaaacatgGATGCCTCAAATAAAGCAaactaacaacaacaaagacaaattcTGAAACAGTTTAACCAGCAAgttatgggaatactgtatagaAGTTCATCTGCTGACCTATGCTGGCAGAAACCCCCAAAACAAATTCTAACAAAGACATTAGAGCTTATTTATTTTACTATGCCTCaattaggtgctcaataaatgtttactaaGAGAACAGAACTTTAAAACAATTTAACAAATTTCTGGAATGAAGACAGAAACATTCACAATGTTTCTTAAACCCAGTATTAGAAGCAGCAAAGAAAACTGCACACAATCCAGTGAGTAGTTATTACATACAGGAACTTCCTAAGGGGCAGAAAGGCATTTTTAGCAACTTCATCCTTTCACAGTAGATTTTTTTATTAACTCTGATCTTCTGAACGGAAATGTATTATGACATCACTGTGTTAATTATTTCATTAGCATATAATGACCCCTTATTTGTAGGAAGAGGCTCATTTAAAACTCATATATACCTCAACAAGCTGTGCTTTGTTAAGTCCAGGTCTGGTTGGTAGCTTGAAGTGTCTTTTGTATCTCCTAAGTGTGTTTACTTGTAATTGGTATAAATCAACCTAGAACGAATTAACATACATAAATTATTTCATACAAACTGCTGAAAACTTATCATTGGTATGTATAATGACAAACATTTCAATTCCAGCACAATAACAATGTAATTCCATGATCAAAAAACTATAAAtgtattaaacacttttgttttgAGATAAACGTATTACAAACTGTTTGGGTATGCAAAAAGAGGAGGTTATATATAGGACAACAGCTCTGCAAGAATTGTCAATTGAAAACATAATAAGGCAAATTGTGTGCATGTTAACAGGTTATAtttaattttgctttcattttcagaCTTCTCTAGTActttaaacatataaaaatgtgttaatatgttttaataaaaGTTTCACACTGAATTACTTATGATTTACATATAACATACAAAACGTTCATCTACCTCTGGGGTATCAATATCTTGAACAGGTGAATCACCTCCATCGTCAtcactcccttttctctttctcctgtttcGAACACTCTGAATTAAGTTTTTATGATAATCACAAATGTAAAGATGCCTTGCCTGAAACAGAAAAGTTTCACAGACTACTTATGATTACAATAAAATGTTTTGTCTATGTATTAGTGAAATACAAAGGTCACAGCgaactattaaaaatgaaaacaacagtcAAAACAGGCTATTGCTAAGACAATGGTCCGATTCCATTCTTAAGTCCTGTGTCAACCTGTTAAAACACACCCTGTCTGACAAAGTTGGTAACACTGTTAAtaggagggggagggatgggagGGTGCCAgttggggaaaggagggagggcagAGGACAAAGGGAAAGTCCAACACTCCGGGTTTTACTATCAAATCGGTGAGATTTCTGCTGGATTTTCAGCTGACAAGGGAGAAGATAACGTTGCTTACAATTTTACTATTTGATAGTATTTTCTATACTTAAAGAAGAACATATTTTAGTAGTGTAAGGCATGCTTCctaattttttctaatttaaattatattctagatacaaaaCATTTACCCATTTTTACAAATGAGCTCTTATTTCATAACTTAACTGTATTTAACTTTCAATTACAAACTTTTCTTCCTGAGTTTTGAATGAACGTATTTTTATGTAACACGTTTTTCCAATCGATGCACTCTGAAATATCCAAGTTCACCAAAAAGTTTCTAAGTAACCCGACCGAAGAGCTGCTAAACTCCAGTTACATATCCTCTGGAGAGCTATCTAGTATTAATTGAAATACTAGGATTCATATGttgaccctaaaaaaaaaaaaaaaaaaaagcaaaaaaagccGCGAACAATTAGAGACTGAGGTCATACGCTTTCAAATGTATCTCTAAgtgcaagttgaaaaaaataTCTAAACGGCGTGTGCTAGATTCTGGCTCTTATTCATTTGCCGTCTGCCAGGGCTCCGAAAAAAAGCGGCAACGGCTGTTTCTAACAACCTCAGAGGTGAGTAAAAGAAGAGGCTTGCAAAAGGACGGAACAGGCCAGCCCGATGGCCGCCCGGCAGCTGGCAGCACCGCCCGGCCCGCGCGCCCCCCGCGCTGGGAGCAGCGCCCCCGGAACTGACACCGCCCCCCGCGCTCAGCGCGCAGGCTCCGCGCCCGGCCGGGAGGGAGCGCTCCCCGCTCGGGGCCCGGGAGGAGGCGGGCGCGGGGACCGGGCGCCGCTCGCCGGCGGGCCGTGTGAGGTCCCGCAAGACCGCGCGGAACCCCGGCCAGGGGAGCTACGCCGGCCCAGGCGGCCAAACAAAGGCCCCTCCCCAGGCGAGCCCCGAGCCGGGCTCCCCGAAAGCCCCCCTCGCCCTCCGCGCCGCGGGGCCCTTTGTTCCGTTTCCTGACTCCGGGGAAGTGAGAAGGGGGAAGCGGGGCCGCGGGGAGGTGGGGGGCGACAGCGTGCGTGCGGGCGCGCGTGTCGAGGCGACCGCCGGGGTTGCGGCGACTTTGTTGTTCTCGTCTTAGCGGAGACGCCGCGGCGGGTCCGCACTGCTGCGGGGTACAGGGGAGGGGATCTcgaccccccccaccccgcccgacAACCCGTCCACCCCCGGCGCTCGGAGCCCcgcgggggccgggcggggccgggccggccGTCACTCACGCTCTTGTCCAGCTCGATCTTCACCTTCTTCTGGGAGATGCTCTTCTGGATCCTCTTGCTGAAGCTGGCGTTGCCCGCCGCCCGGCCGCACCGCTCCCCGTCCTCCCGCAGACAGCACAGCTGCCCCGGGCCCGGCCCGGCCGCTCCCGGGGGTCCGGCCGCCGAGACCGCCCCGGCGCCCGGCACCTCCGCTCCCGAGCCCGTCCCGACCCCGTTCCCggctgcggcggcggcggcggcggccaccACGGCGGCCACTGCGGCGGCGGCGTCCCCGCCGCGGCTCATCTCCTCAGGCGTGAAGCCGTTCATGGCTCCGCGCCGCCGGCCGCCGGCGCTGACAGAAAGCCCGCTCGCCCGGCGGCGCCGCCTCTGTCGGGGGTGCTCCGGCGACACTGGGGGAGCGGCGGGATCCCCCAGACACCTGCCTCAGTGGCCCTAGAAGAAGCGATTCGCTCTGCACCCCGAGTCCGGCAGCGGCACCGCCGAGCGCCCAGCGCCCCCGACCTGCTGCGGGCTGCTGGCTCCGGGACAGTGGCCAGTGCTTGGGGTCGGGACCCAGGGCTGGGCGGTGTCTGGAGTGGCGACCCCGCTCACTGTCACATGGAAAGTCTTCAGCAGTTGGACCGCGGCGCCTCCGCCTCCCTCCAGGCTCTCGACCTGCGCAGGCGCGCTGCTGAGCGCTCTGCCCCGCCTCTTTCCCTCGGCGCGGGGCACTGTGGGGACTGTAGTTCTCCCGGGCGGAGTCGACCTGAGCTCCAGCCAGACTACCCGCCTCGCGAGGTAGAGGAACTACTCTTCCCAGCATGCATCGCGCGGCGGTGGGTCGGCCTAGAAAGTGCTCtagttttgctttgctttgctttttttttttttttttttttttaattgaagcaCGGGACAAGTAGGGAGGTGTGGTTGATTACGGTGTTTTCTCCGCTCCTGTCTCTCTGGGGAAGTTAAACTGTGGTTAGCTCCTGGGATTTTGCCGAGTTAGTGTGCTTCCGCCCATCTCTCGGGTGCGAAGAAGCGGTTACCCGACTCTAGAGGCAAAGCAcaaaagggggaggagggaagaaggtAGTGAGGATGTGGATAAAAGAGTTTCGGAACCTCTGGTGGCTGTGGAAAAACAGTTTTTGGTGTGACCACGCTTTGGCTGGAGACCCAAACCAAGGAAAACTCGAGCGTGCTGGCGCTCTCCGGGCCCTGGAGCTACCGCAGCTCGCACCTCCGCTGGATTGCAGCCCCATTCACAACGCTCCTAATCGTTCTGAGGAGAATACGCGTCCGGTCCCTTGACCTTAACAGGCCTCAGCTGAGGACCATTTCTGACCTTTGCATGTTCCTGCAAGGAATATGGTTTGTTCTTGGGCGCACGAAGTCGGCCGAGGTGGAGCTGCTGAACCAGCTGACAATAACAGACCTTTTTACCGCCACCCCAATCTTCTCAGTTTCTCCTCTCGAGTCTCTGGGTTAGGGCAGAGTCTATTATCACTTAAAAGAGGACGGGTGGCCCTCGCCCGTCACAGCTGTGCGCCCTCAGAACCTTTGCAGCGGGAGCTCCGCCGCGAGGGGAAACAACCCGCATTTTCTGGGTCGTCCGCGCCgcgtgtgtgcgtgcatgtgcaCGCACGgcaggtgtgtgtaagtgtgtgctCGTGGAGGACGGAGCAAGAGGACGCGGAGCTGCGAATGTGAAAGCTGCAGCTTTGCAGTGGCTGAAACAgccacttttgtttgtttgtttctaatcAATACATAATCCGGTCGTTTAAGAGTTCTGTTTGAGCACAAATACTGTATTTCACTCAGTAGGTTTTCGGAAAGTTCTTTTAGGCTGAGTAAATTTAGCGACATacgactttttaaaaaaggatggaaaatgccATCTGCACAGATTTTCAAAGCCATCGTTTCACCTGTTCATTTCAGTTCTTGGATATGGCAGAGGGGAAATACCGAAATAAATTGAGTgggtaaaaggaaaatgaatgct from the Dasypus novemcinctus isolate mDasNov1 chromosome 1, mDasNov1.1.hap2, whole genome shotgun sequence genome contains:
- the SAP30 gene encoding histone deacetylase complex subunit SAP30; this encodes MNGFTPEEMSRGGDAAAAVAAVVAAAAAAAAGNGVGTGSGAEVPGAGAVSAAGPPGAAGPGPGQLCCLREDGERCGRAAGNASFSKRIQKSISQKKVKIELDKSARHLYICDYHKNLIQSVRNRRKRKGSDDDGGDSPVQDIDTPEVDLYQLQVNTLRRYKRHFKLPTRPGLNKAQLVEIVGCHFRSIPVNEKDTLTYFIYSVKNDKNKSDLKVDSGVH